Proteins from one Brassica oleracea var. oleracea cultivar TO1000 unplaced genomic scaffold, BOL UnpScaffold01730, whole genome shotgun sequence genomic window:
- the LOC106321471 gene encoding DNA repair protein RAD51 homolog 3-like, protein METSRLPLSSSIRGKLISAGYTSLSSISSVSSTDLARDVKITESEAFEILKMANQISGSSSCNGRSSSLVNGARNAWDMLNEEEALPRITTSCSDLDKILGGGISCRDVTEIGGVPGIGKTQ, encoded by the exons ATGGAGACGTCGAGGCTACCGTTGTCGTCTTCGATTAGAGGAAAGCTGATATCCGCCGGTTACACTTCTCTGTCGTCGATTTCATCCGTCTCCTCCACCGATCTCGCTCGAG ATGTTAAAATCACAGAGAGTGAAGCATTTGAGATTTTGAAGATGGCAAATCAAATCAGCGGATCAAGCTCTTGCAATGGAAGAAGCTCTTCTCTCGTAAATG GAGCAAGGAATGCTTGGGATATGCTTAACGAGGAGGAAGCTTTGCCGCGGATTACTACGTCTTGTTCTGATCTTGATAAGATCTTGGGTGGTGGAATCAGCTGCAGGGATGTTACAGAGATTG GTGGAGTACCTGGTATTGGCAAGACTCAG